The sequence agggaaatgAGAAGGCAGCgttgcagggcacagcagcagtggcctCATTTCTCTAATGGTGATGCTTTgcatggcagatgagctgctggcaaaCACATTCCATgagcaaaggcagctctgggcccGGGGCAGAGTGGGGCCCTATAAAAGGCAGGTCCTGAGCaggcttccctcagcctcctcttgcctTCCGCTGCCTGCTGACCAAGGTGAGCTGCCACagcctttgcctctctgctctctttctcctgctctgctctttgtctCTCGGCCTCCATCAAGCCTttgcctccctgcccctgctctcagcagctctgctcttcctgccgtgctgggagggaggtgggagaaggTGCTGGGCTGTCTTTGCAGGTCTCCCTTCCCGCTGCTCAGTCTCTCTTGCTCCCTCTGAAGCCTTTGCTCCGTGCCCAGCCCGTGGCTCTGCCGCCGGCcggcagctgccaggctggccctgacgccgctgtgccctccctgccctctgcccaggtGCTGCCGCAGCCACAGCCATGTCCTGCTACGATCTGTGCCGTCCCTGCGGGCCGACCCCgctggccaacagctgcaacGAGCCCTGTgtcaggcagtgccaggactcGCGGGTGGTGATCCAGCCCTCCCCTGTGGTGGTCACCCTGCCGGgacccatcctcagctccttcccgcAGAACACCGCCgtgggctccaccacctccgctgctgtgggcagcatcCTGAGTGAGAGTGGGGTGCCCATCAGCTCCGGGGGCTTTGGCCTCTCCGGCCTTGGTGGCCGCTACTGCGGCAGGCGGTGCCTGCCCTGCTAGAGCCGCGCCGGACCCCCGGGGAGGGCCTCGACCAGGGAGCCCCAAGCCAGgcgctgggctgaggctggagctgctggccaggcttggcagctgggctgagcacccTGCCGAGCCCCTGCCAAGGGGGGAGGCCAGCCCGGTGCCAGCCTGCGGTGCCTGCCGAGGCAGCCAGCAGAtgtcttctgcttctgctgctttcttctgcCCGTCCtgagtccctgctgcctgctgctgccctgtgccagggctccctcctgcagccagctgagaggggccctgctgctggccccgtGCCCATGTGTGTGTGCCGTGCTGTGAAGGGGGCCTGAGTgccagctgcccttgcagcagcctggcctgggtcccTTCCTCTGGGCACTGCTTTGTTTCCCTCTTTTGACTCTAAATTAAAGTTGATGCTGCATTGTAGCTTGCTGGCTCCTCGTGTTCCTTcccccctgcactgcctgcccaAGCTCTCCCtggggccctgggctgccctggcagggaaagGGTTTGGTATCTAAGGCTTAATATTCCACCTCCCTTATGCGTGGAAGCGCTGAGTCCCCTCAGGGCCATAGTCACTGGAGGAGTCCTGgaatgctggagcagggctgtggttttGACTTCACCCCAATGGGTtctcaggagctgccccaggggatgtttgagcaacagctgtgggtggctgctggctcccagctgctgggggaagccATTGGACTGCCCAAAGCCATTTCTGTGCAGCCCAACAAGCCCCTGCCCAAGGCTCTGACTGCACCTTAACCACTTCCAGCATgttctttcccttcccacttCCAAGACCTGGAACTAGAAGGAACTAAGGAAGCTGAGGGTTGAGGGGAGTagcctgggcagctgtgtgAAGGGAGATGGGCACCCTCTGcagagtggggctggggtgaCCATGGGGGTATGAAATGGGCAGGGATGAGAATGAACACAGGGGACCCAGCCTCCCCCATCTGAAAGACACAGGCAGCCTTCATCACCTGTCCTGGGaatgctgcagggggctggaaaggagcagGAAGAGCATCTCTGAcaccctggagctgctgtgtggtcAAATTCATTCAGAGTGGTGGAGACCTTGGGTGTGGGTCACAGTGTCCtggaaggagctcagcctggagcagaagtaCAACAGATCCTCCAGAaaaccctctctgctctgcaggctctccagagaggtccATTTGTCCTGCAAGAaagcagcaagctggggagactgaggcagggacagctcagcagctctgctcttagtCCCCctcagtgtgggcagcaggagccagggcagggattgtccctcatgggatgggcactggggaggtcacagctggaatcctggggtcaggGTTGGACTCCTCACtaccagaaggacactgaggactggagcagggccaggggagggcaacaaagctggggaagggtctgaagagcagggctggggaggagcagctgagggagctggaggtgttgaggctggaggagaggaggctgaggggagactttctgtgtctctccagctccctgagaggaggctggagccagggggggttgggctcttctccctatatgaggtgatagaaggagagcaaatggcctcaagctgcaccagggggggttcagcttggccatgaggaacaatttctgccctgcaagagtggtcagggactggcccaagctgcacagggaggttgtggaggtgttcagccccggaggtgttcaagaacctgtggccatggcacttggggccaggggtttggtggccagggtggtgctgggctgatgctgGACTGCACGATCCCAGagagcttctccaacccaaaccattccatgattaaaTGACCCAGTCCAGACACAACCCAGATCCACTGGGAGCAGGTCTGGCAAGGAACCACTGGGGTGGACTGAAGGATCCATTCCAGGATTCATGGAAGTATTTTTCTATTCATCCCCAATGagaccccaaaaaaaaacccaaacccaaaccaaccaattaTCAAAGCCCTGAATCGACTGAGTGTTTCCTCCCCAGCAACAGCAGAATCTTGATCCTCCCTTCCCTGgtgaggaggctctggggtgtGTCTGCCTGCAGACCCCTGGGGCTCCTCTGAAGGACAGAACTTCAAAGCCAGCCCCAAATGGTCATTACTGGGTGAGACATAAAAGTGTGGGGACCATGAAAAGGCTGCAGGTGTGGGGCCAGAGGGCTGGCAACGGGGCAATAATGTCCCTGGAGGTCGGAGAGCCACCCCCCAGCAGGCCACAGTTAATAGCTCCAGACACCAGGCTTATTAATTAATTCATTAATGGTCTCTCATTATTAAGTGGCTTTGACTGTGTCACCACCACAGCCTCTTCagaagctcctgcagcaggtccaCAGCTGCTTTAAATTCCTCTGACTgaataaagcagcagcagtgggcagcaaaATGAAGCTGGGATATCTTgggaggaggggggttggaggtTAGATcacaaacacaaagcaagagatgctgaggagcagcctgggctggggggaggtgtccctgcccatggcagcagggttagaactggatgacctttaagatcccttccaacccaaaccactctatgcctcctgtgccctgggatCTGGCCTTACCCCACAgagctttcctcctctctgcagtcCTTTACCTCCTGCTTGTTTGCTTCTGAAAtccagcagcaaagaaaaagatgTTTGAGGTTTTGGtgagtttggggatttttttttcccccccctgcaaATCCTTCCTAGAGGCTGGAGGCAtcccacaggcaggggctgctgctgccagggagctctCTGGGATTTGCTGTCCTCTCCCAAGTGTTCATTACTgagctctcctggcagcctgcgGGGAGGCTTCGGCCGCCCACAGCCTGAGCAATCAGCAGATAAACAAAGCAGAAGgccctggtgccagccctgccaccagccctctCCTAACCAGGTCAGCATgccaggaaattccacctcaagaggagcagaaacttctttggtggg comes from Dryobates pubescens isolate bDryPub1 chromosome 41, bDryPub1.pri, whole genome shotgun sequence and encodes:
- the LOC128899201 gene encoding feather beta keratin, whose amino-acid sequence is MSCYDLCRPCGPTPLANSCNEPCVRQCQDSRVVIQPSPVVVTLPGPILSSFPQNTAVGSTTSAAVGSILSESGVPISSGGFGLSGLGGRYCGRRCLPC